GATCACACTGAGAACAGATGATAGTAGTAGCAATGTTTACACTTATTCATTTATCTTTCTACAGGAATGCAAATCAACTTTCTGTAAAAATGATCATTACTACAAACGTCTGCTGGGGTAGGTTGTGGTATTCTACTTTCTCATACATTTTAGCACCCGATTTCTCTTAAAAATTTCTGTTTTTACTTTGTTCGTAGGATCGTTCCCCAAACGAATGATAGTTACAATAATGATATTCGTCGCCTGCACAGCATCCTTCATGTTGCGTGTTCATATGTCGATTAATCTCCTGGCAATGATACAACCAATTGCTGCTGCTCCCACCAACAACAGTATCATATTGTTGAACAACACAACCTCTATCTCCTCAGTTTCCCACACAACAGCGAATGAGACATTTACTCCAGACGCCAATCTTATCGTTCCTGCGCCGGTAGTACCTGACTATGGTATTCGTTATGATTGGAACCAAAACATGCAGAGCCACATCCTAGGAGCTTACTTCTACGGTTACCTATTAACGTCACTTCCTGCTGGCCCACTGGCGGAACAGTACGGTCCTCAGCGTTTGATCGGATATTCATTTATTCTCAGCGCGTTTGTCACCGCTCTTTTCCCTCTATTTGCCGCCATCGATGCGTGGGCTGTGATTGCGGGGCGCTTTCTGATCGGTTTGCTCAGCGGATGTGTTTATCCTACACTTCACAATGTAATATCGCGCTGGATCCCACCGAATGAAAAAAGCAAAGCTGTTGCCTGTATTGCAGGCGGAAGTACCTTCGGAACTGTGGTGACATGGCCATTTGCTGGCTTGTTAACGGAACACTTCGGTTGGGTGTATGCATTTTATGTTCCAGCATTTCTTTCTGCACTGGTCGGTGTCATCTGGTTCTGGTTGATTGCCGATGCGCCGAgtgaacataaaacaattacaaaGGAAGAACGAGATCTCATCGAAGCATCCTTCGGCAATACAGTCTCGAAAACAAAGGCAAAACCACCGCTGGTACAAGTGGTCACCTCGCTGCCATTCATAGCACTCGTTCTGTCCCATTACAGCAGCTTTTGGGGCCTTAACTTCTTCGTTACACAGGCACCGAAGTTCATTAACGAAGTGCTAGGCTTTAATCTGACCAACGCCGGTTTCCTTTCCAGTTTGCCTTACTTGGCTCGCATGTTTTCAGGATTTTTCTTCGGATACATTGGCGATTGCTTAAGACGAAAGGAAACCATGCCCGTAACTGCTTTGCgcaaatttttcatcatattCTGTGAGTAACATTAGATAACCTACTAAAAACACAGTCCAGCGGTCTTACGAGTTCTTCTCTTTTGCAGCACATTTCCTGCCTGGCGCATTCCTAATTGCACTTCCTTTCATTGGACAGGATCCGATCGTTACCGTTTCATGCATAATTGCCTGTCTCGGTTTTAATGGTGCGTCAACCATTACTAATTTGGTTAATGCACAAGATTTATCGCCAAATTTTGCTGCCACGCTGTATGGAATGATGAACTTCCTTGCAACAACAGCGGGTTTTCTGGCACCAATGGTTGTAGCGTTCTTTACCAAGGAAAGAGTAAGCATCATCAATGATAGGAAAAAGCTAATAGATACGTCACTCTAATGCACACTTGTTTTCGTTTAGAACACAATGGAGGAATGGAAGTATGTGTTTCTTCTAACTGCCAGCTTCTACATTGTATCCGGCataattttcattctttttggTTCGGGAAAAGTGCagaaatggaacgaaattcaagagcaaaaaacaacagaaccaGTAGAACCCGAAGATCAGAatgtaaaattataattacaaTCAAATAAAATGTGCCTTCTTTGTCTAAATTATCTTACATGATATAAAACGTTTGAAGTTATACCATGTCCTTAACCGATGTGAGATCAATTT
The Anopheles moucheti chromosome 2, idAnoMoucSN_F20_07, whole genome shotgun sequence genome window above contains:
- the LOC128297965 gene encoding putative inorganic phosphate cotransporter, with translation MIVVAMFTLIHLSFYRNANQLSVKMIITTNVCWGSFPKRMIVTIMIFVACTASFMLRVHMSINLLAMIQPIAAAPTNNSIILLNNTTSISSVSHTTANETFTPDANLIVPAPVVPDYGIRYDWNQNMQSHILGAYFYGYLLTSLPAGPLAEQYGPQRLIGYSFILSAFVTALFPLFAAIDAWAVIAGRFLIGLLSGCVYPTLHNVISRWIPPNEKSKAVACIAGGSTFGTVVTWPFAGLLTEHFGWVYAFYVPAFLSALVGVIWFWLIADAPSEHKTITKEERDLIEASFGNTVSKTKAKPPLVQVVTSLPFIALVLSHYSSFWGLNFFVTQAPKFINEVLGFNLTNAGFLSSLPYLARMFSGFFFGYIGDCLRRKETMPVTALRKFFIIFSHFLPGAFLIALPFIGQDPIVTVSCIIACLGFNGASTITNLVNAQDLSPNFAATLYGMMNFLATTAGFLAPMVVAFFTKERNTMEEWKYVFLLTASFYIVSGIIFILFGSGKVQKWNEIQEQKTTEPVEPEDQNVKL